A genomic stretch from Gorilla gorilla gorilla isolate KB3781 chromosome 20, NHGRI_mGorGor1-v2.1_pri, whole genome shotgun sequence includes:
- the TFPT gene encoding TCF3 fusion partner, with the protein MELEQREGTMAAVGFEEFSAPPGSELALPPLFGGHILESELETEVEFVSGGLGGSGLRERDEEEEAARGRRRRQRELNRRKYQALGRRCREIEQVNERVLNRLHQVQRITRRLQQERRFLMRVLDSYGDDYRASQFTIVLEDEGSQGTDAPTPGNAENEPPEKETLSPPRRTPAPPEPGSPAPGEGPSGRKRRRVPRDGRRAGNALTPELAPVQIKVEEDFGFEADEALDSSWVSRGPDKLLPYPTLASPASD; encoded by the exons ATGGAATTGGAGCAGAGAGAAGG GACCATGGCAGCCGTGGGCTTTGAGGAGTTCTCAGCGCCGCCAGGCTCAGAGTTGGCGTTGCCTCCCCTATTTGGTGGCCACATCCTGGAAAGCGAGCTGGAGACGGAAGTGGAGTTTGTGTCAGGTGGTCTGGGCGGCTCAGGGCTCCGGGAGCGAGATGAAGAGGAAGAGGCAGCCCGGGGTCGGCGGCGGCGCCAGCGGGAATTAAATCGCAGAAAGTACCAGGCACTAGGTCGGCGCTGCCGGGAGATCGAGCAG GTGAACGAGCGGGTCCTGAACAGGCTCCATCAGGTGCAGAGGATAACtcggaggctgcagcaggaacgGAG GTTCCTCATGAGAGTGCTGGACTCCTACGGGGATGACTACCGGGCCAGCCAGTTCACCATTGTGCTGGAG GATGAGGGCAGCCAGGGCACGGATGCCCCCACCCCAGGCAATGCTGAGAATGAGCCTCCAGAGAAAGAGACACTGTCCCCGCCCAGAAGGACTCCTGCACCCCCAGAACCCGGCAGCCCAGCCCCCGGCGAGGGGCCCAGTGGGCGGAAGAGGCGGCGAGTGCCACGGGATGGACGCCGAGCAGGAAATGCGCTGACTCCAGAGCTGGCCCCGGTGCAG ATTAAGGTTGAGGAAGACTTTGGCTTTGAAGCAGATGAGGCCCTGGATTCCAGTTGGGTTTCTCGGGGTCCAGACAAACTGCTGCCCTACCCGACCCTGGCCAGCCCAGCCTCTGACTGA
- the PRPF31 gene encoding U4/U6 small nuclear ribonucleoprotein Prp31 isoform X2, whose translation MSLADELLADLEEAAEEEEGGSYGEEEEEPAIEDVQEETQLDLSGDSVKTIAKLWDSKMFAEIMMKIEEYISKQAKASEVMGPVEAAPEYRVIVDANNLTVEIENELNIIHKFIRDKYSKRFPELESLVPNALDYIRTVKELGNSLDKCKNNENLQQILTNATIMVVSVTASTTQGQQLSEEELERLEEACDMALELNASKHRIYEYVESRMSFIAPNLSIIIGASTAAKIMGVAGGLTNLSKMPACNIMLLGAQRKTLSGFSSTSVLPHTGYIYHSDIVQSLPPDLRRKAARLVAAKCTLAARVDSFHESTEGKVGYELKDEIERKFDKWQEPPPVKQVKPLPAPLDGQRKKRGGRRYRKMKERLGLTEIRKQANRMSFGEIEEDAYQEDLGFSLGHLGKSGSGRVRQTQVNEATKARISKTLQRTLQKQSVVYGGKSTIRDRSSGTASSVAFTPLQGLEIVNPQAAEKKVAEANQKYFSSMAEFLKVKGEKSDLMST comes from the exons ATGTCTCTGGCAGATGAGCTCTTAGCTGATCTCGAAGAGGCagcagaagaggaggaaggaggaagctatggggaggaagaagaggagccaGCGATCGAGGATGTGCAGGAGGAGACACAGCTGGATCTTTCCGGGGATTCAGTCAAGACCATCGCCAAGCTATGGGACAGTAAGATG TTTGCTGAGATTATGATGAAGATTGAGGAGTATATCAGCAAGCAAGCCAAAGCTTCAGAAG TGATGGGACCAGTGGAAGCAGCGCCTGAATACCGCGTCATCGTGGATGCCAACAACCTGACCGTGGAGATCGAAAACGAGCTGA ACATCATCCATAAGTTCATCCGGGATAAGTACTCAAAGAGATTCCCTGAACTGGAGTCCTTGGTCCCCAATGCACTGGATTACATCCGCACGGTCAAG gagctgggcaaCAGCCTGGACAAGTGCAAGAACAATGAGAACCTGCAGCAGATCCTCACCAATGCCACCATCATGGTCGTCAGCGTCACCGCCTCCACCACCCAGGG GCAGCAGCTGTCGGAGGAGGAGCTGGAGCGGCTGGAGGAGGCCTGCGACATGGCGCTGGAGCTGAACGCCTCCAAGCACCGCATCTACGAGTACGTGGAGTCCCGGATGTCCTTCATCGCGCCCAACCTGTCCATCATTATCGGGGCATCCACGGCCGCCAAGATCATGG GTGTGGCCGGCGGCCTGACCAACCTCTCCAAGATGCCCGCCTGCAACATCATGCTGCTCGGGGCCCAGCGCAAGACGCTGTCTGGCTTCTCGTCTACCTCTGTGCTGCCCCACACCGGCTACATCTACCACAGTGACATCGTGCAGTCCCTGCCACCG GATCTGCGGCGGAAAGCGGCCCGGCTGGTGGCCGCCAAGTGCACACTGGCAGCCCGTGTGGACAGTTTCCACGAGAGCACAGAAGGGAAG gtgGGCTACGAACTGAAGGATGAGATCGAGCGCAAATTCGACAAGTGGCAGGAGCCGCCGCCCGTGAAGCAGGTGAAGCCGCTGCCTGCGCCCCTGGATGGACAGCGGAAGAAGCGAGGCGGCCGCAG ATACCGCAAGATGAAGGAGCGGCTGGGGCTGACAGAGATCCGGAAGCAGGCCAACCGTATGAGCTTCGGAGAG ATCGAGGAGGACGCCTACCAGGAGGACCTGGGATTCAGCCTGGGCCACCTGGGCAAGTCGGGCAGTGGGCGTGTGCGGCAGACGCAGGTAAACGAGGCCACCAAGGCCAGGATCTCCAAGACGCTGCAG CGGACCCTGCAGAAGCAGAGCGTCGTGTATGGCGGGAAGTCCACCATCCGCGACCGCTCCTCGGGCACGGCCTCCAGCGTGGCCTTCACCCCACTCCAG GGCCTGGAGATTGTGAACCCACAGGCGGCAGAGAAGAAGGTGGCTGAGGCCAACCAGAAGTATTTCTCCAGCATGGCTGAGTTCCTCAAGGTCAAGGGCGAGAAGAGTGACCTTATGTCCACCTGA
- the PRPF31 gene encoding U4/U6 small nuclear ribonucleoprotein Prp31 isoform X1, whose protein sequence is MSLADELLADLEEAAEEEEGGSYGEEEEEPAIEDVQEETQLDLSGDSVKTIAKLWDSKMFAEIMMKIEEYISKQAKASEVMGPVEAAPEYRVIVDANNLTVEIENELNIIHKFIRDKYSKRFPELESLVPNALDYIRTVKELGNSLDKCKNNENLQQILTNATIMVVSVTASTTQGQQLSEEELERLEEACDMALELNASKHRIYEYVESRMSFIAPNLSIIIGASTAAKIMGVAGGLTNLSKMPACNIMLLGAQRKTLSGFSSTSVLPHTGYIYHSDIVQSLPPDLRRKAARLVAAKCTLAARVDSFHESTEGKVGYELKDEIERKFDKWQEPPPVKQVKPLPAPLDGQRKKRGGRRYRKMKERLGLTEIRKQANRMSFGEIEEDAYQEDLGFSLGHLGKSGSGRVRQTQVNEATKARISKTLQVWARPRWGWGPRDTRWGEPRSQPPCPPHSGPCRSRASCMAGSPPSATAPRARPPAWPSPHSRYLPWAGSVPSPETLARPLALCPCEEGQDESPHGAVVEGVVTRYAEDVDSSWHTGRR, encoded by the exons ATGTCTCTGGCAGATGAGCTCTTAGCTGATCTCGAAGAGGCagcagaagaggaggaaggaggaagctatggggaggaagaagaggagccaGCGATCGAGGATGTGCAGGAGGAGACACAGCTGGATCTTTCCGGGGATTCAGTCAAGACCATCGCCAAGCTATGGGACAGTAAGATG TTTGCTGAGATTATGATGAAGATTGAGGAGTATATCAGCAAGCAAGCCAAAGCTTCAGAAG TGATGGGACCAGTGGAAGCAGCGCCTGAATACCGCGTCATCGTGGATGCCAACAACCTGACCGTGGAGATCGAAAACGAGCTGA ACATCATCCATAAGTTCATCCGGGATAAGTACTCAAAGAGATTCCCTGAACTGGAGTCCTTGGTCCCCAATGCACTGGATTACATCCGCACGGTCAAG gagctgggcaaCAGCCTGGACAAGTGCAAGAACAATGAGAACCTGCAGCAGATCCTCACCAATGCCACCATCATGGTCGTCAGCGTCACCGCCTCCACCACCCAGGG GCAGCAGCTGTCGGAGGAGGAGCTGGAGCGGCTGGAGGAGGCCTGCGACATGGCGCTGGAGCTGAACGCCTCCAAGCACCGCATCTACGAGTACGTGGAGTCCCGGATGTCCTTCATCGCGCCCAACCTGTCCATCATTATCGGGGCATCCACGGCCGCCAAGATCATGG GTGTGGCCGGCGGCCTGACCAACCTCTCCAAGATGCCCGCCTGCAACATCATGCTGCTCGGGGCCCAGCGCAAGACGCTGTCTGGCTTCTCGTCTACCTCTGTGCTGCCCCACACCGGCTACATCTACCACAGTGACATCGTGCAGTCCCTGCCACCG GATCTGCGGCGGAAAGCGGCCCGGCTGGTGGCCGCCAAGTGCACACTGGCAGCCCGTGTGGACAGTTTCCACGAGAGCACAGAAGGGAAG gtgGGCTACGAACTGAAGGATGAGATCGAGCGCAAATTCGACAAGTGGCAGGAGCCGCCGCCCGTGAAGCAGGTGAAGCCGCTGCCTGCGCCCCTGGATGGACAGCGGAAGAAGCGAGGCGGCCGCAG ATACCGCAAGATGAAGGAGCGGCTGGGGCTGACAGAGATCCGGAAGCAGGCCAACCGTATGAGCTTCGGAGAG ATCGAGGAGGACGCCTACCAGGAGGACCTGGGATTCAGCCTGGGCCACCTGGGCAAGTCGGGCAGTGGGCGTGTGCGGCAGACGCAGGTAAACGAGGCCACCAAGGCCAGGATCTCCAAGACGCTGCAGGTATGGGCCAGACCCAGGTGGGGCTGGGGACCGAGGGACACAAGGTGGGGGGAGCCCAGATCGCAGCCTCCCTGTCCTCCCCACAGCGGACCCTGCAGAAGCAGAGCGTCGTGTATGGCGGGAAGTCCACCATCCGCGACCGCTCCTCGGGCACGGCCTCCAGCGTGGCCTTCACCCCACTCCAGGTACCTCCCCTGGGCCGGCTCTGTCCCCAGCCCTGAGACCTTGGCAAGGCCCCTTGCCCTCTGCCCCTGTGAAGAAGGCCAGGATGAGTCTCCTCATGGGGCTGTTGTGGAGGGTGTGGTGACGAGGTATGCGGAGGACGTAGACAGCTCCTGGCACACAGGAAGACGTTAG